The nucleotide sequence GGCCGGGAACCCGCACCGAAATTCGAGCACCTGATTGAATATGTGGATGATGTCCTTCCGTTTCCCCGACGGCCTGATCGCTGTCCTGTGCCAGCGAACCTTGATCGCTTGACATCGAATCCTGGTCACGGGCTCCCGCCCGCGAATCCGGCGGACCGGCCCTCGCGCCTGCGGGAGGACGTGTACGTGACGCTCGCCCGCAGGCGGCATACGCTGCTAGGCGATCTGGACCTCTTCGGCCTGCATGCCCTTCTGGCCACGCGTTGCGACGAAGGTGACGGCCTGGCCTTCCTTGAGGGTCTTGAAGCCGTCGGCCTGGATCGCCTTGAAGTGAACGAAGAGGTCGTCCCCGCTCTGCGGGGTGATGAACCCGTAGCCCTTCTCGTCGTTGAACCACTTCACAACGCCGCTCTGACGATTACTCATGTTCTCCCTGATCCCATTCCGCACTGATCAACTTCGCAGATCATCCTGCTCCTCCGGCCAGGCGAGTAACCCCAGAACGCGCCAGGAAGGGTCCAATGGCACACGCTCAACGTTCGGTGTCACACGATCAAGGTTCGCTGGCACAGGACAATCGCTCTCAGGCGCCGGCAGATCCGCATCTACAACGAGCTCGCCTTGCGGCCCGCCGTCGGGGCGGCCGAGCTGCGCCGGGAGCTGATCCGGCTGTCCTGCCTGATCAGTGCCCATCCGTACTGGGCGGAGCACGGCTGGAGCATGGCGGGCCGGGTCGAGCTGGTGCGGGCAGCCCGGAGCGGACCGGACGGGATACGGGAACTGGTCATGCACTGGAATGGCGAGGAATTCGTCGTCATCGGGCCCAAAGCACCCGAGACAGGGCCGTGAGAGGGCGAGAGTCCCGCCCGTCGCCGAAGCTCTTCAGCTGCCCTTGGCGAGGGCGTCGGCGAGCTGGTCGTGGGTCATGCTGGAACGTCCTTTGACACCGGCTTTGGTGGCCTTCTCGTACAGCTCGATCTTGGTCAGCGACCGTAGCGACCCAATGTCCGAGGCCTTGGTGTGCTTCTTCACGGCAGGCTTCTTCCCGCGCCCCTTGTCGGAGGCGCCGGCCTTTTCCCCGGTGTCCTTCGGGCTGCGGGCCCCCTCGACGCTGGCTCGCAGGGCCTCCATCAAGTCGACCGGCACTGTCACCTAGTTGGGTGGGTGTCTGACGGCGTGACAGTGCCCTTTTAAGCCTTACGCGCCCCTTCGGCCTCGTCGCGGGCACGAGCCGCGGCCGTGTGATCGCCGGCCAGAGCGTGTGCTTCGGCCAGGGTGTCGAGGCCGACGGCCAGCCACCTGCTGGAGCCGATCTGCCTCCAGAGCATGACGGCGGCCTCGGCGCGCCTGCGGGCCGGTGCCGGACGGCCCACCGCGAGCTGTGCCTCGGCCAGCGCGTACAGTGTCGCCGCTTCGCCCCAGAGATTGCCGAACTCCCGGTAGGTCCACAGACTCCGGGCCAGAAGGCGGCGTCCTTCCCGGTGCTCGCCCTGCCGGATCAGAACGTCCCCGAGCCAGCACGTCGCGTGTGTGGCGCTGAGGCGGTCGCCGAGGTCCTCACTGATCGCGACGGCTCGCCGGTAGGCGTCGGCGGCGGCCGGGTAGGCGCCGAGCGCGCGATGGCTCTGACCCAGGCATCGCAACGCCTGGGCCTCCCCGGGCCGGTAGCCCGCGACCCGGCTGACCCGCAGGCACTTCGTGAACCGCGCGATGGCGGCCTCGACACGTCCCAGCTCGAGGTCGATGACGCCGAGGCCGTTGGTCGCGTAGACGAGACAGTTGACGTTGCCCGCCGCTTCGGCGAGCTCGGCGGCCTCTTCGAAACGGAGCACGGCGGTGGAGTACTGGCCGAGGAGCCGGTGCACATAGGCCAGCCCGGCCGTGGCACTGGCCCGGTACGTGGGCCCCTCCCCCTCGGCGAGCAGCAGGGCCTGCTCGAAGTGGTCCACTGCTTCCGGATAGCGGTCGAGGATGGTGGTGAGTTCGCCGAGGCAGCGGTGGACCTTCGCGGCGCTGTGCCGGTCGCCGTTGCTGAGGGCCGCCTTGAGTGCGCGGTTCTGAAGCCTCTCCCAGTCGTCGAAGTGGCTGCCGACCTGGAAGAGGGTCGTGAGGGCGGTGGCCAGACCGGCGGCGGGTGCGACACCCTCCGTTCCGTCCAGAGCTTGTTCTGCCACGTCGATGAGGAACTGGCGTTCGTCGTTGAACCAGGCGAGGGGATCGGCGAGCAGCTGATCGGCATCGGCCGCAGCCAGCCGCCAGGAGGCCAGATCCAGCTGTGAGATGCCCTGAAAGTCGACGCTGAGGGTGTCCGCGGCGAGGTCGGCGAGGTGCAGGCTCGCCCCGAGTAATCGGGTGAGGGCTGCCGTGCGATCCCGCTCCGGGACGTCCGACTTCGTGCGCTCCCTGGCGAACAGGCGTACCAGGTCATGCAGTTGATAGCGGATGCCGGTTGCGTTCACCGAACCGGCCTGCACCAGGTGCACCTCGACTAGATCGTCTAGGACGGCCTCCGCCTCGGGCAGGGCCGTGTCCAGCAGCGCGGCCAGCGCCCAGGCGGCGAAGCTCGGCCCGGGCAGCAGGGCGACCATCCGCAGAGCGTGCTGCGTCGCCGCGGACATCTGCTGGTAGGTCAGTTCGAGGCTGGCCCGTACGGCGATGTGGCCGACGGCCAACTCGTCGAGCTTGCGCTGCTCGTCGGCGAGGGCGTGCGCCACCTTGGCCAGAGGCCAGTGCGGTCGGGCGGCCAGCCGCGCACCGGCGACCCACACCGCCAGGGGAAGGCCACCGCAAGTATCCACGATGGAACGGGCCGCCCCCGAGTCGGCGTCGGTCCGGCCCCGGCCCAGCATCTCGCGCAGCAGGTCGAGTCCCCTCGCGGGGTCCAGTACGTCCAGGGAGAGTCGGCGGCCGCACAGTTCCGCCATGGTCGTCCGGCTGGTGATGATGGTGGCACAGCGCACGCCGCTGGGCAGGAGGTCACTCACCTGCTGGGCACTGGCGGCGTTGTCCAGGACGACGAGCGTCTGCCGCCCTGCCAGCAGGGTGCGGTAGAGATGGACGCGGCCGGTCAGCTCCGCGGGCACGGCACCGCCGGGGATGCCGAGCGCGCGGAGGAAGGTGCCGAGGACCGTGAACGGCTCGGCCGGCTCGTCGTCGAAGCCCCGCAGGTCCGCGTGGAGCTGGCCGTCCGGGAAGCGGGAGGCGAGCAGGTACCCCGTCCGTATCGCGAAGGCGGTCTTGCCCACTCCGGCGGGGCCGGTGACCAGCACTGTCGCCGGGCCGGGCCGTTCTTCGCCGAGCAGCCGGCGAGCCTCCTCCACCTCGTCCTCCCGGCCGACGAAGAGTGACACGTCCGCCGGGAGGAGCCGGGGGACGAGCTGGCGTGCCATCGGCGGGCCCACGTTCGCCACCGTGCCGCTCTCACCGGGCAGTTTTGTGGTGGCGGCCGGTTGCATGGTGCCCGTCGGGTTCGTCGTGGCGGCCGGGTTTGTGGTGGCGGGTGGTGCAGCGGAGCGGGGCGCGGCGAGCTGCGGTCGCCGGTGAGGATCCGTTCGTACAGTCGCCGCAGCGCCGCGCCCGGGTCGACGCCCAGCTCGTCGGCGAGGCGTCGCCGAGCGCGCTCGTACGCCTCCAGCGCTTCGGCCTGTCGTTCGCACCGGTACAGGGCCAGAATCAGTTGCCCGATCACCCGTTCGTCGAGCGGATGCGCCTCGGCCCGGGCGGTCAATTCACTCACCAGTCCGTCGTGCTGTCCCAGGCGCAGCCGCACGTTGACCAGTTCCAGCTCGGCGGCCAGCCGCTCGCCGTCCAGGAGGTGGCGCTGCGCGTTGAACCACGGGGTGTCCGCCCCGGCGAACGCGCTGCCCCGCCATAGCTCCAGGGCTTCCCGCCACAGAGCCTCCGCCTGCACGTCGCCGCCCGCCTTCCGGGCCCGGTCCGACAGTTCGCGGAAGCGGTGCGCGTCCACCGCCGAGGGCTCGACCGCCAGCCGGTAGCCGCCGCCCCGCTCCCGTGTGATGGCGGTGCCGTCGGCAGCCAGTGCGTGCCGCAGCCGGGAGAGGTATCCGTACAGCTTCCGGCGGTCGTTCGCCGGCTCGGTGTCCCCCCATACCCGGTCCACCAGCGCGTCGGCCGACACCGCCCGGTCGGCGTCGACGAGCAGCGCGGCCAGCACCCGGCGCTGCATCGCGTGCCCCACGTCGATCGGGGCTCCGTCCCGCCGTACCTCGATGGTCCCCAGAATCCCGAAGCGCGTGGCCATCACACCCCCTGCGACACCCGGTCGTCTCTACGCCCCCCACTCTGGGCGCCACCGACCTGTGGTTCCAGGCGGATTCAAGCTTTTCCGAAGGTTCGCCGACGCCGGCCCCGGCACCGTGAGTGGCACGTCCCCGGCCGCTCAGCGGCCAGAGGGAAGCAGGGCATCAACCCGTTCGACCTTGAGGAGAAGCATGGGTACTCGTCGTCGCACCATCCTGACGCCCCTCGCCATGGCAATCGCGGCGGGGGCCCTCGCTGCGACTGGGGCGGCTCCCGCAGCAGCAGCCCCTGGGCCGTCGAGCATCACTCATGCCGCATCGCTCAGCGGCTGCGCCCAGCTGACCGGCAACTGGGAAGGCAAAGCAACGGTCAAGAACGTATGCAGCTATGCGATACACGCCACCGTCTCCGTCGACTGGGCGTTGGACCCCGACTGCCAGAAGATCAGCAGCGGGAGGAGCGCCACCTTCAGGTGGGACTCAACTGATGGCAAGGCGCTGGAGGCCTACGAGTGCTGATGCTCCCCGATCAGCCACTCTGAAGCCCGTGCACCGTGCCTGAGGCTCCCGGCCGGGCGGTTGTCCGGCCGGGTTGTCGTAAACAGAATATTGGTTACCGCAGAGCTCCGGGAGTTCCCGGGGCTCTGCTGGGGATCAAGCTA is from Streptomyces sp. NBC_01363 and encodes:
- a CDS encoding tetratricopeptide repeat protein, which translates into the protein MQPAATTKLPGESGTVANVGPPMARQLVPRLLPADVSLFVGREDEVEEARRLLGEERPGPATVLVTGPAGVGKTAFAIRTGYLLASRFPDGQLHADLRGFDDEPAEPFTVLGTFLRALGIPGGAVPAELTGRVHLYRTLLAGRQTLVVLDNAASAQQVSDLLPSGVRCATIITSRTTMAELCGRRLSLDVLDPARGLDLLREMLGRGRTDADSGAARSIVDTCGGLPLAVWVAGARLAARPHWPLAKVAHALADEQRKLDELAVGHIAVRASLELTYQQMSAATQHALRMVALLPGPSFAAWALAALLDTALPEAEAVLDDLVEVHLVQAGSVNATGIRYQLHDLVRLFARERTKSDVPERDRTAALTRLLGASLHLADLAADTLSVDFQGISQLDLASWRLAAADADQLLADPLAWFNDERQFLIDVAEQALDGTEGVAPAAGLATALTTLFQVGSHFDDWERLQNRALKAALSNGDRHSAAKVHRCLGELTTILDRYPEAVDHFEQALLLAEGEGPTYRASATAGLAYVHRLLGQYSTAVLRFEEAAELAEAAGNVNCLVYATNGLGVIDLELGRVEAAIARFTKCLRVSRVAGYRPGEAQALRCLGQSHRALGAYPAAADAYRRAVAISEDLGDRLSATHATCWLGDVLIRQGEHREGRRLLARSLWTYREFGNLWGEAATLYALAEAQLAVGRPAPARRRAEAAVMLWRQIGSSRWLAVGLDTLAEAHALAGDHTAAARARDEAEGARKA
- a CDS encoding cold-shock protein, coding for MSNRQSGVVKWFNDEKGYGFITPQSGDDLFVHFKAIQADGFKTLKEGQAVTFVATRGQKGMQAEEVQIA